The Methanocorpusculum vombati genomic interval GCAAGCGCGACGGCAAATGCTCGCGAAGCTCCCACTCATCCCGTATCCTGCAACAACCGGCAGAAACATTCACCAGAAATCTCTTGACGCTCGTGAATCTCCCACTTGTTCCTTATCCTGCCACAGCTTCGCGAGCATTTTTAGCTGCGTTTGCGACAGCAACGCCGCCCGTCCGCTCGGACGGGATGGCGAGCAGCGTTAAGAAAATGCGACGAGCGAAGCCGCGCCGTTAGGCGCATCTGCGTTATCTGCGTTTTCTTTTTTCTTCCTACTCACTCACCACTCACTCACCTACAATGGAGAGCGTAGCGCCGCATCTGCGTTATTTGCGTTCTTTTTTTCAGGTATCCCATTCTACCCACTCCCCCACCCACAGCATCTCCAGAAAAAAAGGGTTGAGAGAAATTCTCAGATTATTTTTTCCCGTACTCTTTTCCGGCGTACTGATACTTCTCCGACGATCCGCCGTGCGCCACAATGTAGAGCCACTGATAGATCGATTTCATTGCGCCGAACTCAATGTACCGCCGCATCGAAAATCCGACCTTCAGATTTGTGTCCAGCCGGACACGCCCGTACTTTTTCATCCGGCGGGCGATCTCAAAGTCGTCACCCGCGTCCGCCGTGATGTACATCCCGGCTTCGAGGAACAGATCCTTTCGGAACGCCGTATTGCAGCCGAGCGTCATGTAGATCGTCCCCGTCCAGTATCCGATCCGGGACACAATATTGTAACCGAGCAGAGAGAGTTTGTGTTTGATTCCCGGCTCCAGCGGGTACACGATACCGTAGATGGTAGAGGCGTCAGGATATTTTGCAAAATCTGCCAGAACTTTCTCCAGCCAGTCGCGGGGAAGGAAACAGTCCGCATCGGTGGTTGCAAGGATATCGTATTTTGCCGCCATCGCCCCGTCATTGCGTGCGCCGCCGACCTTCTTGCTGGTCTGGATGAACACTTTGTCCGCATACTTTGCAGCAATCTCGCGGGTTTTATCTTTAGAGTTGCCGTCCACCACGATGATCTCGTACTGGTCGCGGGGCAGGGTCTGGTCACAGAGACTTTTGAGGCAGGCTTCCACGCCCTCCTCTTCATTGAATGTGGGAACGATTACGGATATCATGCGTTTTCCAGGTTTTGGACGTAATTAAGAACGCTGCGGATGCATCCGTCCATGTTCAGATACTCAAACTGGGAGAATCTTCCGACGAGATCAATACCCGCCGTTCCTTCGAGGTACTCGCGGACAGTTTTGATGTTTTTGAGATAGTCGAGATCATAGACGACGTAGGCGAATTTGAAGCGATCAACTGCGGTATGGACGACATCCGCAGCACTTGGCAGAATGCCCATACGGACGAGACCATCAACAGTGTGTGCTGCAAGTTCCTCATCAGTCATCTTCGAAACATCATCTCCTTCGTTGTAGGTGATCTCGGCGAGGACCGCGGCGCAGCCGTCCGGTGCCACATGGTGGGAGAAGTTGGAGGGGAAGGAGAGCCGGTTGAACATTCCCCATTCATCTTCTGGGACATACATCCAGGAGATGTCCGGGAGTGTTCCGCGGAATCCGACACTGACACAGGCAATAGAGTTGTAGCGGAGCGCCTCGCAGGCGTCCCGGACGCTGTCCGGCACGCCAGCGAGCATGGGCAGGAGAACCTGTAAGGGAATGGTTGAG includes:
- a CDS encoding glycosyltransferase; the encoded protein is MISVIVPTFNEEEGVEACLKSLCDQTLPRDQYEIIVVDGNSKDKTREIAAKYADKVFIQTSKKVGGARNDGAMAAKYDILATTDADCFLPRDWLEKVLADFAKYPDASTIYGIVYPLEPGIKHKLSLLGYNIVSRIGYWTGTIYMTLGCNTAFRKDLFLEAGMYITADAGDDFEIARRMKKYGRVRLDTNLKVGFSMRRYIEFGAMKSIYQWLYIVAHGGSSEKYQYAGKEYGKK